From one Lotus japonicus ecotype B-129 chromosome 3, LjGifu_v1.2 genomic stretch:
- the LOC130746697 gene encoding uncharacterized protein LOC130746697, whose protein sequence is MMPSLPLRNAPPLFHFLPSTSLIPSTLSFNHHHPATQSQAMSSFSSSSPPSPSTSNPPKQPPNTDEHNLSDVLKYHNQTKHGFNTYARGPHGLDWANQPNPFRRYLSSPLLSLASPEHHHDAPPLYSSLFHSLPPPKPISKSTISQFLYDSLALSAWKTTGFSTWSLRVNPSSGNLHPTEAYIVAPSIESLCDSPFVAHYAPKEHGLELRAQIPSGFFPKFFPPGSFLVGLSSIFWREAWKYGERAFRYCNHDVGHAIAAVAMAAASLGWEVKLLDSLGCEELKSLMGLHVFPEFEIPSRAVKGKIPEIEFEHPDCVMLVYPSGLSGFDVDYEELSSAILDFSKLEWKGKPNSLSKEHICWDIIYRTAEVVKKPLTLENRFLIDPFQRSGSYSETSYKDFTMREVVRKRRSAVDMDGVTTIERDTFYQILSHCLPSGCREGGKQSSQLALAYRALPWDAEVHAALFVHRVVGLPQGLYLLVRNENHFDELKKATLPDFLWTKPEGCPDDLPLYELLRSDCRMLAKKLSCHQDIASDGCFSLGMLARMEPTLREKDVWMYPRLFWETGVLGQVLYLEAHAIGISATGIGCFFDDPVHQLLGLKGSTFQSLYHFTVGGPVLDKRIMSLPAYPGPNDDA, encoded by the exons ATGATGCCATCTCTTCCTCTCCGCAACGCACCTCCACTCTTCCACTTCCTTCCTTCAACCTCCCTCATCCCCTCCACCCTCTCcttcaaccaccaccaccctgcAACCCAATCACAAGCCatgtcctccttctcctcctcctctccccctTCTCCTTCCACCTCCAACCCACCCAAACAACCACCAAACACCGACGAACACAACCTCTCCGACGTCCTCAAATACCACAACCAAACCAAGCACGGTTTCAACACCTACGCCAGAGGACCACACGGCCTCGATTGGGCCAACCAGCCAAACCCATTTCGCAGGTAcctctcttctcctctcctctctctcGCTTCACCTGAACACCACCACGACGCACCACCCCTTTACTCTTCTCTCTTCCATTCTCTTCCCCCTCCCAAACCCATTTCCAAATCCACCATTTCTCAGTTCCTATACGATTCCCTCGCCCTCTCGGCATGGAAAACCACTGGCTTCTCCACCTGGTCTCTCAGGGTGAACCCCAGTAGTGGTAATTTGCACCCAACTGAGGCTTACATCGTTGCACCCTCCATTGAATCGCTCTGTGACTCCCCTTTTGTTGCTCATTATGCTCCTAAGGAGCATGGTTTGGAGCTCAGAGCTCAAATCCCATCTGGGTTTTTCCCTAAGTTTTTTCCTCCTGGTTCCTTTCTTGTGGGGTTGTCATCTATTTTCTGGCGTGAGGCTTGGAAGTATGGGGAGCGTGCTTTCAGGTACTGTAACCATGATGTAGGCCACGCCATTGCGGCGGTTGCGATGGCTGCTGCGAGTCTTGGTTGGGAGGTGAAGCTTTTGGACTCTTTGGGGTGTGAAGAGTTGAAGAGTCTTATGGGGCTTCATGTTTTTCCGGAGTTTGAAATTCCGTCGCGTGCTGTTAAAGGTAAGATTCCTGAGATTGAGTTTGAGCATCCAGATTGTGTCATGTTGGTTTATCCTAGTGGGTTAAGTGGGTTTGATGTGGATTATGAGGAGTTAAGTTCTGCTATATTGGATTTTTCCAAATTGGAGTGGAAAGGGAAGCCGAATTCCCTTAGCAAAGAACATATTTGCTGGGATATTATTTATAGAACTGCTGAGGTTGTGAAAAAGCCTTTGACATTGGAAAATAGGTTCTTGATTGATCCATTTCAAAGGAGTGGCAGCTATAGTGAAACTTCATACAAGGACTTTACTATGAGGGAAGTTGTTAGGAAGCGTAGAAGTGCTGTTGATATGGATGGAGTTACAACAATAGAGAGGGACACATTTTATCAGATTCTATCACATTGTCTTCCTTCAGGTTGCCGAGAAGGGGGGAAACAGAGCAGTCAGCTCGCATTGGCATACCGGGCCCTTCCATGGGATGCTGAGGTGCATGCTGCTTTGTTTGTTCATAGAGTGGTGGGGTTACCTCAAGGCTTGTATTTACTGGTGagaaatgaaaatcattttGATGAGTTGAAGAAAGCAACGCTCCCTGACTTTCTCTGGACCAAACCAGAGGGGTGCCCTGATGATCTTCCTCTGTATGAACTCCTTAGATCCGATTGTAGGATGCTTGCCAAGAAACTTTCATGCCATCAG GACATTGCCAGTGATGGTTGTTTCAGCCTTGGTATGTTGGCTCGCATGGAGCCTACTTTGCGTGAGAAGGATGTCTGGATGTATCCACGTTTATTTTGGGAGACTGGAGTCCTTGGACAGGTGTTGTACCTGGAAGCCCATGCCATTGGAATCTCAGCAACTGGAATTGGTTGCTTCTTTGATGACCCTG TGCATCAGTTGCTTGGGTTGAAAGGGTCAACCTTCCAGAGCCTCTATCATTTTACTGTTGGAGGTCCTGTTTTGGACAAGCGAATAATGAGTTTACCAGCGTATCCAGGACCTAATGATGATGCTTGA
- the LOC130746701 gene encoding protein GRAVITROPIC IN THE LIGHT 1, with product MLPTGAKDTQLRESNSQKVHPQPMEEAMNQNPEAIETLISKVFTNISSLKSAYIQLQTAHTPYDPDKIHTADKLVISELKTLSELKHFYRENNPKPVCVSPQDSRLAAEIQEQQSLLKTYEVMVKKFQSEIQNKDSEIHQLQQQIEEASQKRAKLEKNLKLRGLSTKESEDESGFFPVDLTPDLFISSVEAAAKAIHDFSKPLINMMKAAGWDLDSAANSIEPDVVYAKRAHKKYAFESYICQRMFGGFEQESFSVKSDSITVTKESFFHQFLALREMDPLDMLGQNPDSIFGKFCKSKYLVVVHPKMEVSFFGNLDQRNYVTGGGHPRTPFYQAFLKLAKSIWLLHKLAYSFEPNVKVFQVKGGSEFSDVYMESVVKNLIMDDNDEKPKVGLMVMPGFLIGGSVIQSKVYLSGMKVAE from the coding sequence ATGCTACCCACTGGAGCAAAAGACACTCAATTACGTGAGAGCAACAGTCAGAAGGTCCACCCTCAACCCATGGAAGAGGCCATGAATCAGAATCCTGAAGCTATAGAGACCCTAATATCTAAAGTTTTTACCAATATTTCTTCCCTGAAGTCAGCTTACATCCAGCTGCAAACTGCCCATACTCCCTATGACCCTGATAAAATCCACACTGCTGATAAACTTGTTATTAGTGAGCTGAAAACTCTGTCTGAACTTAAGCATTTTTATAGGGAAAACAACCCAAAACCAGTGTGTGTTTCTCCCCAAGACTCACGTTTAGCTGCAGAAATTCAAGAACAACAGAGCCTCCTGAAAACCTATGAGGTCATGGTGAAGAAATTCCAGTCTGAAATCCAGAACAAAGATTCGGAGATTCATCAATTGCAGCAGCAGATTGAGGAGGCTAGCCAGAAGAGAGCCAAACTAGAAAAGAATCTGAAGCTTAGAGGTTTGTCAACCAAGGAATCAGAAGATGAAAGTGGATTTTTCCCTGTTGATCTAACTCCAGATCTCTTCATCTCTTCAGTGGAAGCAGCTGCAAAAGCCATTCATGATTTTTCTAAACCTTTGATCAACATGATGAAAGCAGCTGGGTGGGACCTTGATTCTGCTGCCAACTCAATTGAACCTGATGTTGTTTATGCGAAGAGAGCTCATAAGAAATATGCATTTGAGTCTTACATATGCCAAAGAATGTTCGGTGGCTTTGAGCAGGAAAGTTTCTCTGTCAAATCAGACAGTATTACAGTTACTAAAGAGAGCTTCTTCCACCAATTTCTTGCTTTAAGGGAGATGGATCCCTTGGACATGCTAGGGCAAAATCCTGATTCCATTTTTGGGAAGTTTTGCAAGAGCAAATACTTAGTAGTGGTTCATCCAAAGATGGAAGTGTCATTCTTTGGAAATTTAGATCAGCGAAATTATGTGACGGGTGGAGGGCATCCAAGGACTCCTTTTTACCAGGCTTTTCTGAAACTGGCCAAGTCAATTTGGCTTTTACACAAGTTGGCCTATTCTTTTGAGCCAAATGTCAAGGTATTTCAGGTTAAAGGAGGTAGTGAGTTCTCGGATGTATATATGGAAAGTGTGGTCAAGAACCTGATAATGGATGACAATGATGAAAAGCCCAAAGTTGGGTTGATGGTAATGCCTGGTTTTTTGATTGGAGGTAGTGTGATTCAGAGTAAAGTGTATCTCTCTGGTATGAAGGTAGCTGAATGA
- the LOC130746699 gene encoding uncharacterized protein LOC130746699 isoform X1 → MALSVSRAMSKGVVLTVPVLVLIASVAAVFLFFLLSSLSSCSCPPSSDTPVSNARSVDIGVPESSRGNVPLLTRKEDVEWVKGQIQANGLHMQDNVLRKGINPRTRAQQLEDLRQFKGISHYEGPESDNHTALPCPGELLVEQHHSNYGEPWAGGRDVFEFLAQAVQLRPDSLVLEIGCGTLRVGLHFIRYLNSEHFNCLERDELSLMAVFRYELPAQGLLYKRPLIVKGDDMDFTKFGSDKMYDLIYASAVFLHMPDKLVWAGLERLASKLKPYDGRIFVSHNIKFCSRLGGEECTKRLMSLGLEYLGKHTHDSLLFNHYEIWFEFRRSKV, encoded by the exons ATGGCACTTTCAGTTTCTCGAGCTATGTCAAAGGGTGTAGTGCTGACAGTGCCTGTCCTGGTTCTCATTGCTTCAGTGGCTGCTGTTTTCCTCTTCTTTCTCTTGTCCTCTCTCTCGTCTTGCTCCTGCCCTCCATCTTCAGACACCCCTGTCTCCAATGCTAGGAGTGTTGATATTGGTGTGCCTGAGTCTAGCAGGGGTAATGTTCCTTTATTGACAAGGAAGGAGGATGTTGAATGGGTGAAAGGTCAAATCCAAGCAAATGGGCTTCATATGCAGGACAATGTGCTCCGCAAGGGTATTAACCCTCGCACCAGGGCTCAGCAACTTGAGGATCTTAGACA GTTTAAGGGCATATCCCACTATGAGGGACCTGAATCAGATAATCACACAGCCTTGCCATGCCCTGGGGAGCTTCTAGTCGAACAGCACCATAGCAACTACGGTGAACCTTGGGCAGGTGGAAGAGATGTGTTTGAGTTTCTTGCTCAAGCCGTTCAACTCAGACCTGACTCGCTGGTACTGGAGATAGGCTGTGGCACACTTAGAGTTGGTTTGCATTTTATTCGGTATTTAAACTCTGAACACTTTAATTGTCTTGAAAGGGATGAGCTCTCTCTGATGGCTGTATTTAGGTATGAGCTTCCTGCCCAAGGCCTCTTATACAAAAGACCTTTGATAGTTAAGGGGGATGACATGGATTTCACTAAATTTGGTTCTGACAAAATGTATGATTTGATTTATGCTAGTGCTGTATTTCTTCATATGCCTGATAAACTCGTATGGGCTGGACTGGAAAGATTAGCATCTAAATTGAAGCCTTACGATGGACGAATCTTTGTATCTCATAATATAAAGTTCTGTTCACGGTTGGGAGGAGAGGAATGTACAAAGAGGCTTATGAGTTTGGGGCTTGAGTATCTTGGGAAGCATACACATGATAGTCTGCTATTCAATCACTATGAGATATGGTTTGAATTTAGACGGTCAAAGGTTTAA
- the LOC130746699 gene encoding uncharacterized protein LOC130746699 isoform X2, producing the protein MALSVSRAMSKGVVLTVPVLVLIASVAAVFLFFLLSSLSSCSCPPSSDTPVSNARSVDIGVPESSRGNVPLLTRKEDVEWVKGQIQANGLHMQDNVLRKGINPRTRAQQLEDLRQFKGISHYEGPESDNHTALPCPGELLVEQHHSNYGEPWAGGRDVFEFLAQAVQLRPDSLVLEIGCGTLRVGLHFIRYLNSEHFNCLERDELSLMAVFSAVFLHMPDKLVWAGLERLASKLKPYDGRIFVSHNIKFCSRLGGEECTKRLMSLGLEYLGKHTHDSLLFNHYEIWFEFRRSKV; encoded by the exons ATGGCACTTTCAGTTTCTCGAGCTATGTCAAAGGGTGTAGTGCTGACAGTGCCTGTCCTGGTTCTCATTGCTTCAGTGGCTGCTGTTTTCCTCTTCTTTCTCTTGTCCTCTCTCTCGTCTTGCTCCTGCCCTCCATCTTCAGACACCCCTGTCTCCAATGCTAGGAGTGTTGATATTGGTGTGCCTGAGTCTAGCAGGGGTAATGTTCCTTTATTGACAAGGAAGGAGGATGTTGAATGGGTGAAAGGTCAAATCCAAGCAAATGGGCTTCATATGCAGGACAATGTGCTCCGCAAGGGTATTAACCCTCGCACCAGGGCTCAGCAACTTGAGGATCTTAGACA GTTTAAGGGCATATCCCACTATGAGGGACCTGAATCAGATAATCACACAGCCTTGCCATGCCCTGGGGAGCTTCTAGTCGAACAGCACCATAGCAACTACGGTGAACCTTGGGCAGGTGGAAGAGATGTGTTTGAGTTTCTTGCTCAAGCCGTTCAACTCAGACCTGACTCGCTGGTACTGGAGATAGGCTGTGGCACACTTAGAGTTGGTTTGCATTTTATTCGGTATTTAAACTCTGAACACTTTAATTGTCTTGAAAGGGATGAGCTCTCTCTGATGGCTGTATTTAG TGCTGTATTTCTTCATATGCCTGATAAACTCGTATGGGCTGGACTGGAAAGATTAGCATCTAAATTGAAGCCTTACGATGGACGAATCTTTGTATCTCATAATATAAAGTTCTGTTCACGGTTGGGAGGAGAGGAATGTACAAAGAGGCTTATGAGTTTGGGGCTTGAGTATCTTGGGAAGCATACACATGATAGTCTGCTATTCAATCACTATGAGATATGGTTTGAATTTAGACGGTCAAAGGTTTAA
- the LOC130746698 gene encoding ycf20-like protein, with product MLLVTGVMLSNYMTCARAISIDQISSRASKVGLSAFFYKTTFGQKQCAPCFSVIFAQPCLMINLRKMTWSVRSSINDSSFSPSTSSGTNGRTRIIKVIQEFRTKLGSKVQEVKKNLPMKLLFFLAGFYCATAFSTVIGQTGDWDILSAALAVFVVEGIGALMYSVSIPLVIKIRSLTAIFNYWKAGLTMGLFLDSFKY from the exons ATGTTGCTTGTGACTGGAGTAATGTTATCCAATTATATGACATGTGCCAGAGCTATATCTATTGATCAAATCAGTTCAAGAGCTTCTAAAGTTGGTCTTTCTGCATTCTTTTACAAAACTACATTTGGCCAGAAGCAATGCGCTCCGTGCTTCTCTGTCATTTTTGCTCAACCTTGTTTAATGATCAATTTGAG GAAGATGACTTGGTCAGTTAGAAGCAGCATAAATGACAGCAGTTTTAGTCCTTCCACTTCAAGTGGCACCAATGGAAGGACCCGCATAATCAAAGTTATTCAAGAGTTTCGGACCAAGTTAGGTTCTAAAGTTCAGGAGGTAAAGAAAAATCTTCCGATGaagcttcttttcttcttggcTGGATTTTATTGTGCAACTGCCTTTTCCACTGTTATTGGACAAACTGGTGATTGGGATATTCTATCTGCTGCCTTAGCTGTGTTTGTTGTGGAAGGCATTGGGGCTCTCATGTACAGTGTTTCTATTCCTTTAGTTATCAAGATTAGGAGCCTGACTGCCATATTTAACTATTGGAAGGCTGGCCTTACAATGGGTCTTTTCTTGGAttcatttaaatattaa
- the LOC130746700 gene encoding serine/threonine-protein phosphatase 7 long form homolog: protein MKGGRKRSRSSTVDDVEDRHERLHASTRRGDHRAASQAVEASAPSPSPSTTPAGAPSPCPSATPPSGGPSTTALSGTPAEPQPHPTPVSPMVELPLEETSGEQSSSEPSGEESASETASETASEASGEEEEPLILQEEIDAADVVPDVVAEGGADDDLIQRVAPFPGGPEDLSLLAHYPDHKAPWTWQALLRTDPRYVDRRTLRVATVGGKVWNLPCDGDSEAHTAVRQLLQQTGLYHLPWCGLPETDPAVVLALVERWHEETSSFHMPFGEMTITLDDVSAILHLPTGSRFYTPGRGERDEVAALCAQLLGGSVAAYLAEFEAAGGQNIRFITLKTMYTSAMDGGRYEDAARIWLVNQLGVTLFASKSGGYHTTVYWIGMLEDLGRVSEYAWGAIALASLYEQLSRASRRKTAQIGGFTSLVLSWAYEYISSSVIIRTEVPGYTQDQLRAQRWSTSRIAHSGLDERRVMLDELTVDDITWTPFEDHRDVRPRDPRALYSGYIRTPYGRSVSLHLPERVMRQFGFIQDIPRHPSEIQTTGSLAETADAAYAEFEPHLRPQEIPATYPGEAVEGYMRWYSRVSHVFIIPEDRREELSAVSAIRRGVELLEQSLEVPGAYAPGTQPRILTERALDLFRRGSFVGTQGVVFSAIRGAAAAGGRARGGRARGGRPRGGGARGGRARGEGDPGEGVRGGRARGPRGRRGRGRGE, encoded by the exons atgaagggcgggagGAAGAGGTCTCGATCTTCTACAGTCGATGATGTAGAGGATCGCCACGagcgcttgcatgcttctacGCGGCGCGGCGACCATCGAGCAGCTAGTCAGGCGGTTGAGGCTTCGGCCCCGTCTCCGTCTCCGTCTACTACTCCGGCCGGGGCTCCGTCTCCGTGTCCGTCTGCTACACCTCCGTCAGGTGGTCCATCTACTACAGCTCTGTCAGGTACTCCGGCTGAGCCTCAGCCTCATCCTACTCCGGTCTCTCCGATGGTTGAGTTACCTCTTGAGGAGACATCTGGCGAGCAGTCTTCTTCGGAGCCCAGTGGCGAGGAGTCTGCTTCTGAGACTGCTTCTGAGACTGCTTCTGAGGccagtggtgaggaggaggagcctcttattctccaggaggagattgatgctgctgatgtTGTGCCAGATGTGGTGGCAGAGGGCGGCGCGGATGACGACCTCATCCAGAGGGTGGCACCGTTTCCCGGGGGGCCTGAGGATCTGTCGCTTCTTGCGCATTATCCTGACCACAAGGCTCCTTGGACGTGGCAGGCACTTCTTCGCACAGACCCGCGGTACGTGGACCGTCGGACATTGAGGGTGGCCACTGTTGGGGGGAAGGTATGGAACCTCCCCTGTGATGGCGATTCGGAGGCCCACACAGCTGTGCGACAGCTGCTGCAGCAGACGGGTTTGTATCACCTGCCTTGGTGCGGGTTACCGGAGACAGACCCAGCTGTCGTACTGGCCCTTGttgagagatggcatgaggagacgagtagcttccacatgccgttcggggagatgactatcaccctggacgatGTGTCGGCTATTCTCCATCTTCCCAcagggtcgaggttctacactCCGGGCAGAGGGGAGCGAGACGAGGTTGCAGCGCTCTGCGCCCAGCtcctgggaggatctgttgctgCTTATCTGGCTGAGTTTGAGGCGGCGGGTGGCCAGAACATTCGGTTCATTACTTTGAAGACCATGTACACGTCTGCTATGGATG ggggacgctatgaggatgctgctaggatctggctggtgaaccagcttggtGTCACCCTCTTTGCCAGCAAGAGTGGTGGTTACCACACTACTGTCTACTGGATCGGGATGCTTGAGGACCTCGGTCGCGTGTCGGAGTACGCGTGGGGTGCGATTGCGCTGGCTTCGTTGTACGAACAGCTGAGTCGTGCTTCCCGCAGGAAGACAGCGCAGATCGGTGGGTTCACCTCCCTCGTGCTGTCATGGGCGTATGAGTACATATCCAGCAGCGTCATTATCAGGACGGAGGTCCCCGGCTACACACAGGACCAGCTTAGGGCGCAGCGGTGGTCCACGTCTCGGATCGCGCATTCCGGACTCGATGAGAGACgggtcatgctcgatgagcttacAGTGGATGATATCACATGGACCCCTTTTGAGGACCATCGAGATGTTCGACCGCGGGATCCCAGGGCCCTCTATTCCGGCTACATCCGGACACCTTACGGCCGGTCTGTGAGCCTACATCTACCAGAGCGGgttatgcgccagtttggcttcatacaggacatccctcgacacccctctgagatccagacgacggggtcccttgctgagaccgcagatgctgcctatgctgagtttgagccgcacctccgccctcaggagatacctgctacatatccgggagaggcggtggagggttacatgaggtggtatagcagagtgtcacatgtgttcatcatccctgaggataggagggaggagcttagtgccgtg tctgccatacgtaggggtgtggagttgttggagcagtccCTGGAGGTGCCAGGTGCTTATGCTCCAGGGACACAGCCCCGGATCCTCACGGAGAGGGCGCTCGATCTCTTTCGACGGGGTTCCTTCGTTGGTACCCAGGGAGTTGTCTTTTCTGCTATTCGAGGAGCCGCAGCTgcgggaggcagagctcgtggaggcagagctcgtggaggcagaccccgtggaggcggagctcgtggaggcagagctcgtggagagggtgatcctggagagggtgttcgtggaggtcgagctcgtggacccagaggtcgcagggggcggggtcggggagagtga
- the LOC130744888 gene encoding homeobox-leucine zipper protein PROTODERMAL FACTOR 2-like — protein sequence MARVLNFETQQVEHDVSSLQQTPATSSRGDNGGNKDRNQQPVVATLQNVEEAPHSVEETQPPPTSGVGTQRPGGNFNSRHTQHQIQVMENFFKYNPYPNERQRRELGNFIGLNSMQIKFWFQNKRTQMNSSINSHFSFLIFMSLKTKYMLEHHQNTLLIAENEKLRAENLQYKEALRNVRNVKYLHYRGCPSSVGEMSFEEKHLRLENAQLKEKLKKIREMIAKIAIQPSRTSFSNHPLPPHIPISSSSFDIVNYVLEPSMEMQVHGGRSDPQISIITTPFTEPEKSLIMELAVGAMEEFTKIANCGSPLWIPGMHSDILNQQEYVRVFHAGLGPTPMGFRSEGSRESMMVTMNPNNLIEILMDVNQWSTVFPGIVSSAKTTEILSTGVGGNYDGALQAISAEFQTLSHLVPARNSYFVRYCKYHPDRAWVVVDISLDDMRPGAATRCRRRPSGCMIQEFSNRFSKVTWIEHVEVEEKEVHDIVKHLCNSGFAFGARQWIRTLERYCEGTNIPLEDINGIDPEERKTLMKLAEKIMQSYCNYVGASPPPHVWTVQTTPAGADDVRVMTKNKTDASGALIGVVISVATSFSLPVPSKRLFEFLQNEDSRNQWDILTKGFLVQELAHIASARDPRNFISLLHTKSENSIQSSKTIVQETYTDSIGSYVVYSPVELDAMNLVLSGSDLDYRNLMPSGFAIIPDGSRLSGGPTTDVGSGGCLGTLAYQILVPATPTPLDPSLVSSLCTLMKCTIDKIQTAMMSV from the exons ATGGCAAGAGTGTTGAACTTTGAAACTCAACAAGTCGAGCATGATGTGTCCTCTTTGCAGCAGACACCAGCGACCTCATCACGAGGTGACAATGGAGGGAACAAAGACCGTAATCAACAACCTGTTGTTGCGACACTCCAGAATGTGGAAGAAGCTCCACATTCCGTTGAAGAAACCCAACCTCCTCCTACTTCTGGTGTCGGCACCCAACGACCCGGTGGAAATTTCAATAGTCGTCATACTCAACACCAGATACAAGTGATGGAAAA CTTCTTCAAATATAACCCTTACCCAAATGAGAGGCAAAGGAGAGAGCTCGGCAATTTTATCGGGCTGAATTCTATGCAAATCAAGTTTTGGTTCCAAAACAAGCGCACCCAGATGAAT TCATCTATcaattctcatttctctttcctCATTTTTATGTCTCTCAAGACTAAG TATATGTTGGAACATCACCAAAATACCCTTTTGATTGCTGAGAATGAAAAGCTCCGTGCTGAGAACCTACAGTACAAGGAAGCATTGAGGAACGTGAGGAATGTTAAGTACCTTCACTATAGAGGCTGCCCATCTTCTGTTGGTGAAATGTCCTTTGAAGAGAAGCATTTGAGGCTTGAGAATGCTCAATTGAAAGAAAAG cTTAAAAAGATAAGAGAAATGATAGCAAAAATTGCAATACAACCATCAAGGACTTCATTCTCTAACCATCCACTGCCACCTCACATTCCAATATCTTCAAGCTCGTTTGATATTGTCAACTATGTTCTGGAACCAAGCATGGAAATGCAAGTGCATGGTGGCAGAAGCGACCCTCAAATATCAATTATCACAACTCCTTTTACTGAACCTGAGAAATCCTTAATTATGGAGCTTGCAGTTGGAGCTATGGAGGAATTTACTAAGATTGCTAATTGTGGATCACCTTTATGGATCCCCGGAATGCATAGTGATATTCTAAACCAACAAGAGTATGTTAGGGTTTTCCATGCAGGACTAGGGCCAACACCTATGGGGTTCAGATCTGAAGGCTCAAGGGAATCCATGATGGTTACCATGAATCCTAATAATCTCATTGAAATCCTTATGGATGTT AATCAATGGTCAACTGTATTTCCCGGTATTGTTTCTAGTGCAAAGACAACTGAAATCCTATCAACTGGAGTGGGAGGAAACTATGATGGAGCCCTGCAAGCG ATATCAGCAGAGTTCCAGACGCTCTCACATCTTGTTCCTGCTCGTAATAGTTATTTCGTAAGGTATTGTAAGTATCACCCTGATAGGGCATGGGTTGTGGTTGATATTTCCTTGGATGATATGCGACCTGGTGCTGCCACAAGATGCAGAAGACGACCCTCTGGTTGTATGATTCAAGAATTTTCAAATCGTTTCTCAAAG GTTACATGGATTGAACATGTAGAAGTTGAAGAGAAAGAAGTGCATGATATAGTCAAACATCTATGTAATTCTGGCTTTGCCTTTGGAGCTAGGCAGTGGATAAGAACTTTAGAAAGATATTGTGAGGGCACTAACATACCACTAGAAGACATTAATG GGATAGATCctgaagaaagaaaaacctTGATGAAGTTGGCAGAGAAAATTATGCAGAGCTATTGCAACTATGTTGGTGCTTCCCCACCACCTCATGTTTGGACAGTCCAGACAACACCAGCGGGCGCTGATGACGTGAGGGTCATGACCAAAAACAAAACTGATGCATCGGGAGCACTTATTGGTGTTGTTATTAGTGTTGcaacttctttctctcttccagTTCCTTCCAAAAGACTCTTTGAGTTTCTTCAAAATGAAGACTCAAGGAACCAG TGGGATATTCTCACCAAAGGTTTTCTAGTTCAAGAACTAGCACACATAGCAAGTGCTCGTGATCCTAGAAATTTTATCTCTTTACTTCATACCAAG AGTGAGAATTCAATCCAAAGCAGCAAGACCATAGTTCAAGAGACCTACACTGACTCTATAGGCTCGTATGTGGTGTATTCTCCAGTTGAACTTGATGCCATGAATTTAGTCTTGAGTGGCTCAGATCTAGATTATCGTAACTTGATGCCCTCAGGCTTTGCCATTATTCCTGATGGGTCCAGGCTGAGTGGCGGGCCCACAACTGATGTTGGATCTGGAGGGTGTCTTGGTACACTTGCATATCAAATATTGGTTCCAGCAACTCCAACACCACTAGATCCTAGCTTAGTGTCCTCTTTGTGCACTTTAATGAAGTGCACAATTGACAAAATCCAAACAGCAATGATGAGTGTCTGA
- the LOC130746703 gene encoding pectinesterase inhibitor 9-like — protein MAQAQLNLISIAILFSLIVSSLARVEPSLSRNNNSQTKTYIESSCERTLYPESCVRYLSKFGTDSNSTTGGPQRLAHIALSVSLTRAVHTRGYLLEVAKELENKKVYLTVQDCVNQINDSVDELSQAIRELRRLNKFGSTINDKMLWHISNVETWVSTALTDASSCVRSFPGHRMSKKVASIKVKAKNVAEVTSNALALFHRYASSYRQAAAARTNKKP, from the coding sequence ATGGCACAAGCACAACTCAACCTCATATCAATTGCCATTTTGTTTTCTCTCATAGTTTCAAGTCTTGCCCGAGTTGAGCCATCCTTGTCCAGGAACAACAATTCCCAAACAAAAACCTACATAGAGTCGTCTTGCGAGCGAACCCTCTATCCTGAGAGCTGCGTTCGTTACCTTTCCAAATTTGGCACCGATTCGAACTCCACCACAGGTGGTCCTCAGCGCTTAGCGCACATTGCCTTGTCAGTTAGTCTTACCAGAGCAGTGCACACAAGAGGGTACTTGTTGGAAGTGGCCAAGGAACTTGAGAACAAAAAGGTGTACTTAACCGTGCAAGATTGTGTGAATCAAATCAATGATAGTGTCGACGAACTCAGCCAAGCCATCCGAGAACTACGCCGGTTGAATAAGTTTGGCTCCACCATCAATGATAAAATGTTGTGGCATATAAGCAACGTTGAGACATGGGTTAGCACTGCCTTAACAGATGCTAGCAGTTGTGTGCGTTCGTTCCCGGGTCATAGGATGAGCAAGAAGGTAGCTTCAATTAAGGTTAAGGCCAAGAATGTTGCAGAAGTCACTAGCAATGCACTAGCTTTGTTCCATAGATATGCTTCCAGTTACCGCCAAGCAGCTGCAGCTAGAACAAACAAGAAGCCTTGA